The genomic interval CAGCCATGCTTCCCTCAAAATTGGTCAAACTGGCTTTGGGAGGTACTGCCTCCCCCAGGTTATAAATAATATCAGACCACAATACATCTTTGTCTTCGATTGAATCCACTAACTGGGCTTTCTTCTGTACTTTTTTCTCAAATTGCTCATAAATCTCTAATTTATCTACATACTCCTCCAGCTTTCCCCCTGTATCCTGGTATTGGGCTAAATTTGAATTAAGGTCTTTTGCCCTATCCTTTATTACAATAAAAGACATTACCATTGCTGCAAGCAGTATAATTAGCAAAACTATAACCACATTCAAGGTTACAGTCCTTTTATTAAACGCTCTCTCTTTTTTGGGAAGCAGGTCTATATATTTCAAAGGCCATACCCCCTTAAAGCCATCCCTATGGCCAGGGTCAGCTGATTGGCAAAATGGTTAAGATCCTTATTCAGATAATAGGTTTTTTTATTTAATACATCCAGGTTGAAATAGTTGCCTACATTAAACTGTTCTACCTCAAAGCCAGTCTCCTTTTTGATTAATAGATCAAAATTCTTAAAAGTATCGCCACTGATTATAATTTTTTCTATATTATAAGTAGAATAACGATTTAAGAAATAATCTATGGAACGGTTTATTTCATTTATGAACTGACTGCTAGCTTCTTTTATAGCAATGTTTAAGGTAATATCATGGTCATCTTTTCTTACAGAAGTTTCAGTATCTCCCCCCCATTCCCGGTTCAAGATTTCTGTCAAACTGCATATCCAGGGACTGGTCAAAATCAAAATCATCCAGTATTTTTTCAATATCCCCATAACTTTTATTGGTTTTCTTACTTATGTAATCAATAAAGGTTTTTATACTGATATTACTGAACCGGGGAAATTTTAGCTGGTTGCCGGTCAACATATTTATTATGGATATGTCCTTTCCTATATTAACCAGGCAATAGGCATTCTTCTTATCTGTAGCTTTCTGGCTCTGGAAATGATAGGCAGTATTTATTACCCGGTACAGGGAAAAACAATTAAGATCTATGGCCACAGGGTTTATTCTAATGTTTCTTAAGCTCTCCACAATACTGTCAACCATATTTTTGGCAGCCCCGGCAATCATGATATTTGATGATTCATCATCCTTATCCACCACAAAATAATCATAGGTTATATTATTTTTAGAAATGGGTACCAGATCATTAATTTGATACTTTATGGAAGACTCTATCTCACGGTCATCGGTAATAGGCAGTTTTATCTCTTTTATAATAACTTTAGGATTGGACAAACCCACAAATACTTTTCGGGAACCAAACCGGTAATACCCCCATATATCTTTTATGGCGCTGGACACTACCCTGGTGTCTTTTATCTCACCTTTTTCTATAACCTGCTCGGGCACTTCAAACACCGCAGCATTATCTATTATAAAGGTGTTCCTTTTTTTAGTTACCTCCGCTACCGCTATCCGGTTGGAGCTTATGTCCATGCCTATGTATCCCATTTAATCTCCTTAAAAATAACCCAGATACCAGTTAATTATAATATTTCCCCAGAACAGCGCAATAATGCTGCCCAGGGAAATAAAAGGGCCAAAAGGGATAGCCTGCTTAAATTTTTTCTTTCTGGTGGCTATAAGGACCAACCCGTATATGGAACCGATCAAAAAACCTGCAAACAAAGCCACAATAACTGATTTTACCAGGAATGCCCCCACCATAAGAGCCAGTTTTACATCACCCATGCCCATTCCTTTGGGGTATATAAGGTGTATGATCAGCATAAAAACAAAGGCACCGACGCTAAAGGCCAGAGGCATCCACCACTGGGATGGCCTGTCAATTATATTCAGCGCAATCCCTACCAGAGTCATGGGCCAGGTAATAGAATTGGGTATAATTCTAAACTGTATG from Actinomycetes bacterium carries:
- a CDS encoding PilN domain-containing protein, giving the protein MKYIDLLPKKERAFNKRTVTLNVVIVLLIILLAAMVMSFIVIKDRAKDLNSNLAQYQDTGGKLEEYVDKLEIYEQFEKKVQKKAQLVDSIEDKDVLWSDIIYNLGEAVPPKASLTNFEGSMADLEKFVEEYSAEISGQKVTCFTIRGYANDYTDVSRLIIGLKKIPYIGDAWVESISQAQVTEGVNGLNFAVATFWDTGRLIEEWDISEKKEEPEQQQDLE
- the pilM gene encoding pilus assembly protein PilM, with the protein product MGYIGMDISSNRIAVAEVTKKRNTFIIDNAAVFEVPEQVIEKGEIKDTRVVSSAIKDIWGYYRFGSRKVFVGLSNPKVIIKEIKLPITDDREIESSIKYQINDLVPISKNNITYDYFVVDKDDESSNIMIAGAAKNMVDSIVESLRNIRINPVAIDLNCFSLYRVINTAYHFQSQKATDKKNAYCLVNIGKDISIINMLTGNQLKFPRFSNISIKTFIDYISKKTNKSYGDIEKILDDFDFDQSLDMQFDRNLEPGMGGRY
- a CDS encoding prepilin peptidase; amino-acid sequence: MAEMADILIYIILFIAGLIVGSFLNVVIYRIPRGLSIYKPTFSICPRCKARIAFYDNIPLISYLVLKGRCRSCGAKIPYIYPLVELATALLFLLVFYFFGITIQLLIGLILVSALIAISVIDIQFRIIPNSITWPMTLVGIALNIIDRPSQWWMPLAFSVGAFVFMLIIHLIYPKGMGMGDVKLALMVGAFLVKSVIVALFAGFLIGSIYGLVLIATRKKKFKQAIPFGPFISLGSIIALFWGNIIINWYLGYF